Proteins from a genomic interval of Gemmatimonas sp.:
- a CDS encoding ATP-binding protein gives MITNAESQVARVVGYVADVADVAERHSPESDIQRYSERLRRLSDIIVAFNVAAHVSDVVQGLGDELLALCAADRVDVDVLRGARHTEHHAIGVAPAASDTVSGDASEPLRIRLAQRDGSPLGELVLSRASAPFTSDEVSIAVQVAQVAAVTIENLDLIDALREADQRKDRFLATLAHELRNPLTPIVNAVAMLERVAGSHSGVARAKATIDRQSSQLVRLIDDLMDVSRVTQDRLELRREVVLMRDVFELAFEAVRPMIIERNLHLTVNMPNESIGLFVDPARLAQALTNILSNAVKYTDANGDILVAVHITADAVRIEVSDTGIGIPAEQLEHVFQMFSRVYDHGSRMPAGLGIGLALARRLVEMHGGTMTAHSAGAGQGSTFRLTLPRVVSSDVHHEQLLKVNADRSSASAELSDIPLPMSTPRFVPLVAGRRVLVVDDNIDAADSLALLLEREGHQVSVAYDGEHAVRVYAEQHPEAVVMDIGLPLLDGYEAARAMRMAQGGHSLLLIALTGWGQGEDRRRSQEAGFDHHLVKPISPRTIHALLVEHTRLAPAAPAS, from the coding sequence ATGATCACGAACGCAGAGAGCCAGGTGGCGCGCGTGGTCGGATATGTCGCCGACGTGGCTGACGTCGCCGAGCGTCACAGCCCCGAGTCGGACATCCAGCGGTACTCCGAGCGACTGCGCCGCTTGTCTGACATCATCGTGGCGTTCAATGTGGCTGCGCATGTCAGCGACGTCGTCCAGGGACTGGGTGATGAGCTACTCGCGCTGTGCGCGGCCGACCGCGTCGATGTCGACGTGCTTCGTGGCGCGCGTCACACCGAGCACCACGCGATCGGCGTCGCGCCGGCTGCCTCCGACACAGTTAGCGGCGACGCCAGTGAGCCGCTCCGTATCAGGCTCGCGCAACGTGATGGAAGCCCGCTCGGCGAACTGGTACTCTCGCGCGCATCGGCGCCGTTCACGTCCGACGAGGTCTCGATCGCCGTGCAAGTGGCGCAGGTAGCCGCCGTGACGATCGAGAATCTCGACCTCATCGATGCGCTGCGTGAGGCCGATCAGCGAAAGGACCGTTTCCTGGCCACGCTCGCCCACGAACTGCGCAATCCACTCACGCCGATCGTGAATGCGGTGGCCATGCTCGAGCGTGTAGCCGGTTCGCACAGCGGGGTCGCGCGCGCCAAGGCGACGATCGACCGACAGTCCAGTCAGCTGGTCCGTTTGATCGATGACCTCATGGATGTCAGTCGCGTGACGCAGGACCGCCTTGAATTGCGTCGGGAAGTCGTCTTGATGCGTGATGTGTTCGAACTGGCCTTCGAAGCCGTGCGGCCGATGATCATCGAACGCAATCTGCACCTGACCGTCAACATGCCGAACGAGTCGATCGGGTTGTTCGTCGATCCGGCGCGTCTGGCGCAGGCCCTCACGAATATTCTCAGTAACGCCGTGAAGTACACGGACGCGAATGGTGACATTCTGGTGGCCGTGCACATCACGGCCGACGCCGTGCGCATCGAAGTCTCCGATACCGGAATCGGGATCCCGGCCGAGCAACTGGAACACGTGTTTCAGATGTTCTCCCGCGTGTACGACCATGGCAGTCGCATGCCGGCCGGGCTTGGGATCGGCTTGGCCTTGGCACGCCGACTGGTGGAAATGCATGGTGGCACGATGACCGCGCATAGTGCCGGTGCGGGGCAGGGTAGCACGTTCCGCCTCACGTTGCCGCGCGTCGTGAGTTCCGATGTCCATCACGAGCAGCTCCTCAAGGTCAACGCCGATCGGTCGAGTGCATCGGCGGAGCTTTCCGACATCCCCCTGCCTATGTCTACGCCTCGTTTCGTGCCCCTCGTTGCCGGCCGCCGTGTGTTGGTGGTCGACGACAACATCGATGCCGCCGACAGCCTGGCCCTGCTGCTCGAGCGCGAGGGCCACCAGGTCTCCGTCGCGTACGACGGGGAACATGCGGTACGCGTCTATGCCGAACAGCATCCGGAAGCCGTCGTGATGGACATCGGTCTGCCGCTCCTCGACGGCTACGAGGCTGCGCGGGCGATGCGCATGGCGCAGGGTGGGCACTCGCTGCTGCTCATCGCGCTGACCGGATGGGGACAGGGCGAAGATCGACGTCGGTCTCAGGAAGCGGGGTTTGATCATCACCTGGTCAAGCCCATCTCCCCCCGAACCATTCATGCGTTGCTCGTCGAGCATACACGCCTCGCGCCGGCAGCCCCGGCGAGCTAG
- a CDS encoding ATP-binding protein: MCAGLSDYRSELSVVILSPLSCSPCHALEALHYVEIGKASRDDGTPLTDHAQLALMEREARFRTLAESSPTGVFLANVHGTPTYANQRLLDWFAMRVDDFAVGAWLDRVHPADLAHVRASMERSVGTLHSFDQEYRIVANGQTRWIRVRTQPVTGPEGTTVLGHVGSVLDTTAERVAADERARLQSQLQEARRLESLALLAGGVAHDFNNLLVGILGNASLARAVIPLDARGQEVLADIEHAAQRASELTQHLLAYAGRARLDRREVVINDLVADLPQLLGAHVPSSVALSIELSPSSPIVDGDEAQLRQVLVSLITNAVESIGHGRGRVDVTVSRDQLGTAMLSTCRLGTSREPGPYVVICVRDSGRGMSTDVQSKMFDPFFSTKSPGRGLGLAATLGILNAHDGAIDVSSHDGQGTTVRVLLPVVRGLTPYHGIPAVDAFAREESGVMLLVDDDIGARTAARRILTRVGYTVVEAENGRAALDLYDSMIEPPRGVVLDLAMPVMGGAECLRQLRARGSAVAVLLVSGYDAEDEAQAFVRRGEARFLQKPYNARDLLDALSEALAAR, translated from the coding sequence ATGTGCGCCGGACTCTCGGACTATCGGTCCGAACTCTCCGTCGTTATCCTCTCGCCACTGTCCTGCTCGCCCTGCCATGCATTGGAGGCGTTGCATTACGTGGAAATTGGAAAAGCATCCCGCGACGACGGCACACCGCTGACGGACCACGCCCAGCTGGCCTTGATGGAGCGCGAGGCGCGTTTTCGCACGCTCGCCGAGTCATCGCCGACCGGCGTGTTTCTCGCCAACGTACACGGCACGCCGACCTACGCCAACCAGCGGCTCCTCGACTGGTTTGCGATGCGCGTCGACGACTTTGCCGTTGGCGCATGGCTCGATCGCGTGCATCCGGCCGACCTCGCCCACGTCCGCGCCAGCATGGAGCGCAGCGTCGGGACGTTGCACAGCTTCGACCAAGAGTATCGCATCGTAGCAAATGGGCAGACTCGCTGGATCCGCGTGCGCACGCAGCCGGTGACGGGTCCTGAAGGGACGACGGTACTCGGTCATGTCGGCTCGGTGCTCGACACCACAGCCGAACGCGTGGCGGCCGACGAGCGGGCGCGCTTGCAGTCGCAGTTGCAGGAGGCGCGCCGGCTCGAGTCGTTGGCGCTCCTCGCCGGCGGCGTCGCGCACGACTTTAACAACCTGCTTGTCGGCATTCTCGGCAACGCATCGCTGGCGCGCGCGGTGATCCCTCTGGACGCGCGCGGGCAGGAGGTGCTGGCCGATATCGAACACGCCGCGCAGCGCGCGTCCGAGCTGACGCAGCATCTGTTGGCGTACGCAGGCCGGGCGCGCCTCGACCGACGGGAAGTCGTCATCAATGACCTGGTGGCCGATCTGCCGCAGCTGCTCGGCGCGCATGTGCCCTCGTCGGTTGCTCTCTCGATCGAGCTGTCGCCGTCGTCGCCGATCGTCGATGGTGATGAGGCGCAGTTGCGGCAGGTCCTCGTGAGTCTCATCACGAATGCCGTCGAGTCGATCGGCCATGGTCGGGGACGCGTGGACGTCACCGTCTCACGTGATCAACTCGGTACGGCGATGCTGTCCACCTGCCGGCTCGGCACCTCGCGCGAGCCCGGGCCGTACGTCGTGATCTGCGTTCGCGACTCCGGGCGCGGAATGAGCACCGACGTGCAGTCGAAGATGTTTGATCCGTTCTTCTCCACGAAGTCGCCCGGACGCGGCCTCGGACTGGCGGCGACGCTGGGCATTCTGAACGCACACGACGGCGCCATTGACGTGTCATCGCACGATGGCCAGGGGACGACCGTGCGCGTCCTCCTACCCGTCGTCCGTGGGCTCACGCCGTATCATGGCATCCCGGCAGTCGACGCGTTCGCGCGCGAGGAGTCGGGTGTGATGCTGCTGGTCGACGATGACATCGGTGCGCGCACCGCCGCGCGCCGGATTCTCACGCGCGTCGGCTACACCGTGGTCGAAGCGGAAAACGGTCGCGCGGCGCTCGATCTCTACGACAGCATGATCGAGCCGCCACGCGGCGTCGTCCTCGACCTCGCGATGCCGGTGATGGGCGGCGCCGAGTGTCTTCGCCAGCTGCGTGCGCGCGGCAGTGCCGTGGCGGTGCTGCTGGTCAGTGGATATGACGCCGAAGATGAGGCGCAAGCATTTGTGCGCCGCGGCGAGGCCCGCTTCCTCCAGAAGCCGTACAACGCTCGCGATCTCCTCGACGCGTTGAGCGAAGCGCTCGCGGCCAGATAG
- the ytxJ gene encoding bacillithiol system redox-active protein YtxJ, with the protein MPVASLTDGAFSTDVLANPGLVVVDVWAEWCTPCRALVPIFESLAARYGGRVRVAKLDADANLETVTRYDVRALPTVLIFQGGVLVERLSGARALGTYVDAIETHLAREGTAVTAVPSVERTMAPPPPAAAESYAIREARELLAHGDALLVFKHSNSCPVSFTAKRQYDQFVAANPDVPTRLVVVQQERELSSALETVSRLRHESPQALIVREGRVLWDASHGNITKPRLEQAFVTVRPPG; encoded by the coding sequence ATGCCTGTTGCTTCGCTGACTGATGGTGCGTTCTCCACCGATGTGCTCGCCAACCCAGGACTCGTCGTGGTGGACGTCTGGGCCGAGTGGTGCACGCCGTGCCGGGCCCTCGTCCCGATCTTTGAATCACTCGCTGCTCGGTACGGCGGCCGGGTTCGCGTGGCAAAGCTCGACGCCGACGCCAACCTCGAAACGGTCACGCGCTACGATGTGCGCGCCTTGCCGACGGTCCTGATTTTTCAAGGTGGCGTGCTGGTCGAGCGGCTCAGTGGCGCCCGCGCGCTGGGCACCTATGTCGATGCGATCGAGACGCATTTGGCTCGTGAGGGCACGGCCGTGACGGCGGTGCCGTCGGTGGAGCGCACCATGGCTCCGCCCCCGCCAGCCGCGGCCGAGAGCTACGCGATTCGCGAAGCGCGGGAGCTTCTCGCGCATGGCGACGCCCTGTTGGTGTTCAAGCACAGCAATAGCTGCCCCGTCTCATTTACCGCCAAGCGACAATACGATCAGTTTGTGGCGGCCAATCCCGACGTGCCCACGCGCCTCGTCGTCGTGCAGCAGGAACGCGAGCTCTCCAGTGCACTGGAAACCGTGAGCCGGTTGCGGCATGAGTCGCCGCAGGCGCTCATCGTGCGGGAGGGTCGCGTGCTCTGGGATGCGTCACACGGCAACATCACGAAGCCGCGGCTCGAACAAGCCTTCGTGACGGTGCGGCCCCCGGGCTAA
- a CDS encoding methyl-accepting chemotaxis protein, which translates to MFALRSLRARLRTIALIGAVGILAVAIAGQVALRVAKSATGDRAHNNVAQRYQMDSDMMHDAMRADVLEAMLLGQRGDSSGVNAAREALREHATRFVTSLDSAAASIKNATIVASLPETRQEVVAYVGAAEEVIGAVLRDSVQARVSSESFRAQFTVVEGRMEAFGDAIQDNSRAVEARTASRFTQASRFIWAICAVFFVFGLTYAWRVAQSLGARMARIAAQVTQLQEDGVEVVSRSLAALARGEMLSAQARTITPIDDPSPDELGAVSAAVDRMAAECVSSLAACLRAQHAVTHTVQEIERIAGQARRGVLDGRSDRTVVQGRYADVLVGVDGLMTAIATPLAAARHALAEVAGRNLEARMDGEFAGEFAQVQESLNTAVRNMASTLGQVRAAAFQVDDAASQLSSGSQQLANGASRQAASAEEISASVTELQTLAQRTATQAVEVQAAARLAQDSVQVGAESMIAMGDDMLRIKRSADATHRIVKTIDEIAFQTNLLALNAAVEAARAGDAGRGFAVVAEEVRALAIRSAEAAKQTAALIEEEIQNVSRGVQREQSVREQLVTARAQVERVGIVVEEIVTASAMQARGLDEVSRGVALMSEVTQTVASNAEESAAASEELLGQAGALAEAVRGFKTRDIETRQDDARSLNARRRKVA; encoded by the coding sequence ATGTTTGCCCTTCGTTCGCTGCGCGCTCGCCTGCGCACCATTGCGTTGATTGGAGCAGTTGGTATTCTTGCCGTCGCGATCGCCGGTCAGGTCGCCCTTCGCGTGGCGAAGTCCGCCACCGGGGATCGTGCCCATAACAATGTGGCGCAGCGCTATCAGATGGATAGCGACATGATGCACGACGCCATGCGCGCTGACGTGCTCGAAGCCATGCTGCTGGGTCAGCGAGGGGACAGTAGCGGTGTCAACGCCGCACGCGAAGCGCTACGCGAACATGCGACCCGGTTCGTAACGTCGCTCGACAGCGCCGCCGCCTCGATCAAGAATGCGACGATCGTGGCCTCGCTGCCCGAGACACGCCAGGAAGTCGTTGCGTACGTCGGTGCAGCCGAGGAGGTCATCGGCGCGGTCCTGCGCGACTCCGTGCAGGCACGCGTGAGCTCCGAATCGTTCCGCGCGCAATTCACCGTGGTCGAAGGACGCATGGAAGCGTTCGGCGATGCGATTCAAGACAACTCCCGCGCGGTCGAGGCGCGCACGGCATCCCGCTTTACACAGGCCTCTCGATTCATCTGGGCCATCTGCGCCGTCTTCTTCGTATTCGGTCTGACGTACGCGTGGCGCGTCGCACAATCACTGGGCGCCCGTATGGCGCGCATCGCCGCGCAGGTGACGCAGCTGCAGGAAGACGGTGTGGAAGTCGTCTCTCGCTCGCTCGCCGCCCTCGCCCGAGGCGAGATGCTGTCCGCGCAAGCGCGCACCATCACGCCGATCGACGATCCGTCGCCGGACGAACTTGGCGCCGTGTCGGCAGCGGTCGATCGCATGGCCGCTGAATGTGTGTCGTCGCTCGCCGCTTGCCTTCGGGCGCAGCACGCGGTCACGCATACGGTCCAGGAAATCGAACGGATCGCCGGACAGGCGCGTCGCGGCGTGCTTGATGGGCGTAGCGACCGTACCGTCGTGCAGGGGCGCTATGCCGATGTGCTGGTCGGCGTGGACGGACTGATGACCGCGATCGCGACACCGCTGGCCGCCGCACGACACGCTCTCGCCGAAGTGGCGGGGCGCAATCTCGAAGCACGCATGGACGGCGAATTCGCCGGCGAGTTCGCCCAAGTGCAGGAGTCGTTGAATACCGCAGTGCGCAACATGGCGAGCACCCTCGGTCAGGTGCGCGCAGCCGCTTTTCAGGTGGATGACGCGGCAAGCCAACTCTCGTCGGGAAGTCAGCAGTTGGCCAACGGCGCATCCAGGCAGGCGGCCAGCGCCGAAGAGATCAGCGCATCGGTCACCGAATTGCAGACCTTGGCGCAGCGCACCGCGACGCAGGCCGTGGAAGTGCAGGCCGCCGCCCGACTCGCACAAGACAGCGTGCAGGTGGGCGCCGAGTCCATGATCGCGATGGGCGACGACATGCTGCGGATCAAGCGGTCGGCCGACGCGACGCATCGCATTGTGAAGACGATCGATGAGATTGCCTTTCAGACCAACCTGCTCGCGCTGAATGCCGCCGTCGAAGCGGCGCGCGCCGGTGACGCCGGTCGCGGCTTCGCCGTCGTTGCCGAAGAAGTACGCGCGCTCGCCATTCGTTCAGCCGAAGCGGCCAAGCAAACGGCGGCGCTCATCGAAGAAGAGATCCAAAATGTGAGTCGCGGAGTGCAGCGTGAGCAGTCGGTGCGCGAGCAGCTCGTTACCGCACGTGCGCAGGTGGAGCGCGTGGGCATCGTGGTCGAGGAGATCGTGACGGCGTCGGCGATGCAGGCACGGGGACTCGACGAGGTGAGCCGTGGTGTGGCGCTCATGAGCGAGGTCACACAGACGGTGGCCAGTAACGCGGAGGAAAGTGCGGCCGCGTCAGAAGAGTTGCTGGGCCAGGCCGGAGCGCTCGCTGAGGCGGTTCGCGGCTTCAAGACGCGAGATATCGAGACGCGGCAGGACGATGCGCGCTCGTTGAACGCACGGCGGCGGAAGGTCGCGTGA
- a CDS encoding LLM class flavin-dependent oxidoreductase encodes MRFGYWLPVFGGWLRNVPDEGMEASWPYVQRLARRSEEIGYDLTLIAELFLNDIKGIDAPALDAWSTAAALAAVTTRLELMVAVRPTYHHPATLAKQAANIDRISNGRLSLNVVSSWWKDEARRYGSQFDEHDDRYARTAEWLDVLHGAWSQSSLSYHGKYYQVDELIVQPKPIGSRGHPHPVLYAGGESDAAKSLITRACDAYVMHGDPPDRVAPKVADMQRRREAAGLGPMQYGMAAYAIVRDTEAEAQRELERITNVQPGSPGFHNYQDWIANTQLDQHLSLQDYSVSNRGLRAGLVGTPEQVADRVREFEAAGVGLLLLQCSPQLEEMERFAEQVMPLVRTQKVLAA; translated from the coding sequence ATGCGCTTTGGCTACTGGCTCCCAGTGTTTGGTGGTTGGCTGCGCAACGTGCCCGATGAGGGCATGGAGGCGAGCTGGCCGTATGTGCAGCGACTCGCACGGCGCAGCGAAGAGATCGGATACGATCTCACGCTGATCGCCGAGTTGTTCCTCAACGACATCAAGGGTATCGACGCACCAGCGCTCGACGCGTGGTCGACCGCGGCCGCACTCGCGGCGGTAACCACCCGCCTCGAGCTCATGGTGGCCGTGCGCCCCACGTATCATCATCCCGCCACACTCGCCAAGCAGGCCGCGAACATCGATCGGATCAGCAACGGCCGTCTCTCGCTGAACGTGGTGTCGAGCTGGTGGAAGGACGAAGCGCGGCGTTACGGCAGTCAGTTCGATGAACACGACGATCGCTACGCGCGCACGGCCGAATGGCTCGACGTGCTGCACGGCGCGTGGTCGCAGTCGTCGCTGAGCTATCACGGCAAGTACTACCAGGTGGATGAACTCATTGTGCAGCCGAAGCCGATCGGCAGTCGCGGCCATCCGCATCCGGTGCTCTATGCCGGCGGCGAATCCGACGCGGCGAAGTCGCTGATCACGCGTGCCTGCGATGCGTACGTGATGCACGGTGATCCGCCCGATCGCGTAGCCCCCAAAGTGGCCGACATGCAGCGCCGTCGTGAAGCGGCTGGCCTGGGTCCGATGCAATACGGCATGGCAGCCTACGCGATCGTGCGTGACACAGAGGCCGAAGCACAACGCGAGCTCGAGCGCATCACGAACGTGCAGCCAGGTTCACCTGGCTTCCACAACTATCAGGACTGGATCGCCAACACGCAGCTCGATCAACACCTGTCGCTGCAGGACTACTCGGTATCCAATCGCGGCCTGCGCGCGGGACTTGTGGGCACGCCCGAGCAAGTGGCTGATCGGGTGCGCGAGTTCGAGGCGGCTGGTGTTGGGCTGTTGCTGCTGCAGTGCAGCCCACAGCTCGAGGAGATGGAGCGCTTCGCCGAGCAGGTGATGCCGCTCGTGCGCACACAGAAGGTGCTGGCGGCGTAG
- a CDS encoding ion channel, producing the protein MTAVTSGARSIPQDVRIPPGTVMEIPCGCSLATRRPRFQHSDVSGRHHFQLPNATPPTVVTLTTVGYGNISPNQVPRRPPFFAVVGGFCG; encoded by the coding sequence GTGACCGCTGTCACCTCCGGTGCGAGATCGATTCCGCAGGATGTGCGCATTCCGCCCGGGACGGTGATGGAGATCCCGTGCGGGTGCAGCCTGGCGACCCGGCGGCCGCGGTTCCAGCACAGCGACGTCTCGGGGCGGCATCATTTCCAGCTTCCCAACGCCACGCCGCCGACAGTGGTGACGCTGACCACCGTCGGCTACGGCAACATCTCGCCGAATCAGGTGCCGCGACGCCCGCCGTTCTTCGCCGTGGTGGGGGGCTTCTGTGGCTGA
- a CDS encoding M1 family metallopeptidase translates to MSPFLVVVRSRRVVAATLVSVIAAVPDVLLAQVASAPASAVAVPSAAAAMPPRAIRRDVPITNSIRRAYAAGTRDSTGRPGRHYWQLRTDYAIDVSLDPATSRLTGTARITLHNSSPDPLRELGLRLDPNHFLGNAPHAAPWVPAEVTDGMVISRMSIDGKPVNLASNAAPAGDGGSGARAIVAAQQSAANAATGEAVLRNGRSTSASVRLGTPIAAGAKAVLEIAWSHKLPGGPGTGHRMVQRWADTLYQPTQWFPRVAVYDDLRGWDNELYVGPSEFYNNFGTFDVNIDVPAGWIVSGTGVLKNPEQVLTAAARERLAKVTQSDAVTMIVGPDEIGPGQATAVGNANGRLVWRFHADTVNDFAWATAKKYVWNATRATIPGRGAIPVHMLFLPGRANLFAKAGEISRHALEFYSKLWFPYQFPQLTLQDGPSSGMEYPMVINSNAGAADHETGHQWWPMVVSNNETWYGWMDEGFNQYMNILSDADADSKAPVFDGLGQNYGRTSGAEAEPPMMWNANYAGPGFYGFTTYQKTPLMLSALGGIVGDSAVQRAHREWAQAWMFKHPSPWDYMFFMNKALGRDLSWFWNSWLFTTESVDGRLVSVKTQGIRTTVTVAQDGNMPAPIVLEVKFAGSGPAIRPMKNAVMTDSLTALVTWPVDVWFGGRRSIAADLVFGGRKIERITLDPARRFPDRTPADNQWPASAPTAAPPAR, encoded by the coding sequence ATGTCTCCGTTTCTCGTTGTCGTTCGTTCCCGCCGCGTGGTCGCGGCGACGCTGGTGTCCGTTATCGCGGCGGTGCCTGACGTGCTGCTCGCGCAGGTGGCGTCGGCTCCGGCATCCGCTGTAGCAGTACCTTCGGCTGCCGCCGCCATGCCGCCGCGCGCGATCCGCCGGGATGTACCCATTACCAACAGCATCCGTCGCGCCTACGCCGCAGGCACGCGCGATTCCACTGGGCGTCCAGGACGTCACTACTGGCAACTACGCACCGACTACGCAATCGACGTCTCGCTTGATCCGGCCACATCGCGACTGACCGGCACGGCGCGCATCACGCTGCACAACAGCAGCCCCGATCCGCTGCGTGAACTCGGTCTTCGTCTCGATCCCAATCACTTCCTCGGCAACGCGCCGCACGCCGCGCCGTGGGTCCCGGCCGAAGTGACCGATGGCATGGTCATCTCGCGAATGTCGATCGACGGCAAGCCGGTGAACCTCGCGTCAAACGCCGCACCGGCCGGTGACGGTGGCTCCGGCGCGCGTGCGATCGTCGCGGCGCAGCAGAGTGCGGCCAATGCGGCCACTGGTGAGGCTGTGCTGCGTAACGGTCGGTCCACATCGGCCAGCGTCCGACTCGGAACGCCGATCGCCGCCGGCGCGAAGGCGGTGCTCGAGATTGCCTGGTCGCACAAGCTTCCCGGCGGACCCGGCACCGGCCACCGCATGGTACAGCGATGGGCGGACACCCTGTACCAGCCTACGCAGTGGTTCCCGCGCGTCGCCGTCTACGACGACCTGCGTGGTTGGGACAACGAGCTGTACGTCGGTCCGTCGGAGTTCTACAACAACTTCGGCACCTTCGATGTGAACATCGACGTGCCTGCCGGTTGGATCGTCAGCGGAACTGGTGTGCTGAAGAATCCCGAGCAGGTGCTCACTGCGGCGGCACGCGAGCGCCTTGCCAAGGTCACGCAGTCCGATGCCGTCACCATGATTGTGGGCCCCGACGAAATCGGACCGGGGCAAGCCACCGCCGTGGGCAATGCCAACGGACGACTCGTGTGGCGCTTCCACGCCGACACCGTAAACGACTTTGCGTGGGCCACCGCAAAGAAATACGTGTGGAACGCGACCCGGGCCACGATCCCCGGCAGAGGCGCGATCCCGGTGCATATGCTGTTCTTGCCAGGTCGTGCCAACCTGTTCGCGAAGGCGGGTGAGATCAGCCGCCATGCGCTCGAGTTCTACTCGAAGCTCTGGTTTCCGTATCAGTTCCCGCAACTCACGTTGCAGGACGGACCGAGTTCGGGCATGGAATATCCCATGGTGATCAACTCCAATGCGGGCGCGGCCGACCACGAGACGGGGCACCAGTGGTGGCCCATGGTCGTCAGCAACAACGAGACCTGGTACGGATGGATGGACGAGGGCTTCAATCAGTACATGAACATCCTCTCCGATGCTGATGCCGATTCAAAAGCGCCGGTGTTCGATGGACTCGGCCAGAACTACGGCCGCACCAGCGGCGCCGAAGCCGAGCCGCCGATGATGTGGAACGCCAACTACGCGGGGCCTGGCTTCTACGGCTTTACCACGTATCAGAAGACGCCGCTGATGCTATCGGCGCTGGGCGGCATCGTCGGCGACAGCGCCGTGCAGCGCGCGCATCGCGAGTGGGCGCAGGCATGGATGTTCAAGCATCCGTCGCCGTGGGACTACATGTTCTTCATGAATAAGGCGCTCGGTCGCGATCTCAGCTGGTTCTGGAACAGCTGGCTGTTCACGACCGAAAGCGTGGACGGCCGATTGGTCAGTGTGAAGACGCAGGGCATCCGCACCACGGTGACGGTGGCGCAAGACGGCAACATGCCCGCGCCGATCGTGCTCGAAGTGAAGTTCGCAGGCAGCGGCCCGGCCATTCGACCCATGAAGAATGCGGTTATGACGGACAGCCTGACGGCGCTGGTGACGTGGCCGGTCGATGTCTGGTTCGGCGGCCGGCGAAGCATCGCGGCGGACCTCGTATTCGGCGGACGTAAGATTGAACGGATCACACTCGACCCGGCTCGCCGCTTCCCCGACCGCACGCCGGCGGACAACCAGTGGCCTGCCTCAGCCCCCACGGCGGCGCCCCCGGCGAGATAG